ACTCGAAGTGGAACATGTCCCGATTCATCTGCCAGTCCTTTCTCCATTACTTTCAAAACAcaaaggtaacacacacacacgcacacacacacgcacacacacacacacacacacacacacacaaattaggACGAATGATGAAAAACAGCTTGTTGCTTTCTACACATATAAACTACtttctgaaaaatgaaaaaagtcctATCAGCACATCAAATCTGTGTCAGACTCTCAAATCCCACCTACTGCTTGTCTTGTCTCTTTTTATCTTGTTACACCAAGAATGtcattgtgacattttttattttgtaaagtcAGCCTCTGTCGCATTTGATCATCTTTTCATGAGTGAAAGTGGCAGGTAAGCTTGTTAGCTGTGTTATTAAATCATGGTATTCACTGAACGATACAATGATACAAGCAACTtgagttttatatatatataaatatataaatatagtgagagagagagagagagagagacagagagagagagagagcgctccATCAGCACCTTCACTGTGAAGGACTCACATGGACAGATTGACAGATTGGCTATTTCAAATATTACCTTTGTCCTGCTTGACCTCTCACATTGTAAAGCTGGTTAGGTCCATCATTTGTGCACGTGGCTGTTACACACAGATAATTTACTATTTATTTCATAGCTGTGGTCCAAGTTTGCAATTTTTCATATAAAGTCTCAGTCTTTTGGTACAAAGTGAACTGTGTCCGTAGAAACGAGTATCAAGCTCGCATCAAATATTTGGTCAAATTTGTTGTCTTGTTTAGTGTTTAGTACATATTCTCTGATTTGAAGCTAAATCTTTGCCACGTTTAGACGATTTTTTGAGGGCAAAGTTCTTGTGCAGCCGATTGTGCTGGGACAACATTTGAAAAGTTGATCTCTTTTTATAACAACCTAAAAAAGATCGTAGAAAACCATGTTTATATTTCTCAAAGTAAGGTGACAAGGAAAGGAACTGAAAACTCAGGTATCATATCAGCACTATGATCAAAAATAGACTATGTATGTACAAGTGAAGGTGAAACCTCACAGGTCACTAATAGTAACCTTTGCGTTGCTGTAAAACATATGATAAATGtccctttttttgtctcttttaggtgtgtgtgcatcccCGATGCTGGTGCATCTTGCAGGGGTGGAGCTGACTCCAGAGGGCAGGGTATGGCTGCAGGAGAACCTGTCTCCTGCCCAAACAGTCTGGTTAAAACTAATCAGCCGAGAGGACGACTCCCTGCACTGCTTGGTGTCTCAGAGCAGGGTGAGGCATCTAATACCTGAGACCAATGGAGGGAAAATATCCGTGTCCcgaaaaataatattttatctGTCATAATATTACTCTTAATGTCAAACTAACTGGAGTTTGAATTTCATGCAGTCACCTTATTTTCTTCCCACATCTCTCCAGCAGGGGTCAATACGGAGCTACTGTATGAACGAAGAGGTCCTCAGGCTCGGTCTGGCTCGTACTGCACCCGTTTTCGGAGTCCTGCCGGACTCTCGCCTCTACTGGCGTCTCCACAAACGGCTGCACAGGGCAGAGGTCAGAGCTGAGAGGAAGGGGAAGGGACTGTGGAAGCAGGACAGCCTATGGGAGAGGGCCTCCGTGGCTGTCAGGGACAGCGCTTTATTCAGACTGATGAGGAGGATCTTTAAGAAGACTTGATGCACTTAGCGACTGAAATGCTTTTCAGCTCTGAAATAATCAAAACGTGACAGCACGCGATCTGTTTTGTTTATACTGTTCACCTGTTATTGCCAACGGATTCACTGACACCTATAAAAGGAGTTTAGAAGTCTTAATCCAGGCTAAAACAGGTGCCATCCGTCACTCATGTAAGACAGGTATAGTTACTTTACATTCCTCTTTATTTGTAGTTTACTTTTACTGCATATCAGTCTTTCAAAGTTTGAATTGATCATAAAGGTAGTTAAAACCTCCCAAACCCTGATACTAATCCCCCGGCTTTCATTTCTAAAATCACCATTAAACCACAGTTTAGCTGCCTCCTctgtaggtctgtgtgtgtgtgtgtgtgtgtgtgtgcacacaggacACCCCACTAAACAGAAGACGGGGGCGGGGTATGTTAATGATTTTCCAAATGGAGAGGGGGGTCCACTTGCCCCCTCTCTGAGATCACTGTTGCTATAGAAAcaccaaatgtgaaatacaaagCGGCGCAAAGGCTAACCTCTACATTAGCCATCCTCGAACCCCATGGGAGCGTAAACATgttgtgggggtgtgtgtgtgtgtgtgtgtgggtctttAAGCACCTATAAAGAGGGCCCTTTTAACCGTAACATGACCAAGACATTTGAGTATTTAAGCACAAGAAATGGAGCGGGGAAAGAGTCCAGCTCTGTTAATTGCCCTTGATGTCATTTGATTATATGGTATCTTTGTagaaattaatgaaaaacacacaacgggggaattaatcatttttatctGTTGATTTTGTTCCAGTGGGTGCACATCAACCCCTGCCGAAGAATAAGCCCCAAACCAAATTTCCTGTGTGTCCAGGATTATGCTCCTGTGATTGTCATTATTGTTTGCAGTACCATTGCCGAAATTACACCTTGTGCTCCCATGTGTTGTCATTGTTATCCATGCTTCATCCACTGcaaggcagaggaggaggagaagggccTGCAAATGAGGCCAGACCGTGATGTGTGTCCTGTGGGGTGCAGGGTGAGGGGGTCTCGGTGCAGTGAGAGGTAGCATCGAGGCGGGCGATCCAATGGGCTCAAGGAGATTAGTGCaaaggggagggtgggggggggtcacagggGTAGTTGGGGATTTTGGGTCTGAGCACAAAGGCGGGAGAGGAGGAGTCACAGTGGAAGGGAAAGGGAGTgaagtgagagggagggaggaggggggattgatGAATCAGCTAGTCTCTcttttgttgtgcaaatgtTACTAGCGACTGTTACGGCTGAAGAGGCTGGTGATTGGTGGGCTGGTTTAAATTGTAAGGTGCATTTCAGGCTGATGGCTGTTGCTGCCAGGACTTTGAACTGTCACTGAGGGAAGGAGTGGGAGGGAAACCACGGCTGAGACAGGCAACGTGGGGGAAGGCAGAGTACGCTCTCTGATGCTGGACAGATTAGAGGATCGCTGCTCCTAACTGATGTGATTGAAGTTTCATATGGGCATCAATGTACTGCTTGGTCACTTGGTCATAGATTATAGTGAACATTATTTTGTCCAAACTCATTTTAAAGTAGCAATCAGCAATCAGAAGTTTGTTCAAACTTTAGGGGAGGATTTAGGATCACTTTTGGCTACTAGAATTAGAATAATTGCAAAGTCAAATATAGTAATATTAGCATTTCATCTAAttaaaatgaagtaaaataagGTATTGTCACACTggtaaaaagacaaataagGATATCAGTATATTTAGTGTTGTTACATTTTGATTCGCAAGAATTTGAttagtgtgttttctctttttttgttcctAAATTTGAATGGCTGGACAGAGTGAAAGAGGAAACCAACTGTTTGGCTCTCTTGTCGCAAACCACTCCACTCCGAGATCCATTCCAGGTTTCTCTCAAATCCACTGGTCCCACACTGGTAGTAGTCATTCGAAAAGGCACCCTGCTTGATGTAGTGGTGGGTACTTGCCCACACTAGTCAAGTTCTTAGGTCGTTCTCTCTCCCTGAACCCACTCTGCCGGAACTATCGCTGACTTATACTACATTTGCGTGCTGTGCCATGGATGCTCGGAGCCTGAAGGACTGCTGTTCTGGTGAAAGTGGCAAGATCTTGTGAGGAAGCTGACTTCAAAACCTGAATCTGAAGTGACACAAGTAAGTAAGCCTGTGACACCTCATGTGATTCATGAAGGACTCACATTTTTTAAGAAACACAGCATGACATTATATTTTACAATCTGCATTTTACTAACTTAAAAACCTGTTTCACTGAACTTTTCTAACTCTGGCAAGCTTCACCCAGTTAGCTGTCACTTTAAATGTATTGTTGGTGGGAGACTGTATACAGTATCCAAGCAGATGTGCACCTGTTAAACCTGTGCGCCAGGACACTGGCTGAGTAAAACAGAAATTCAAGACATTTCCGTCCTTATCTTTATTGTACCACTGCAGCCACAGGcagtcaaacattttttttttaagtcttggATCATTTTGACAACCACAATTTGCCTGATCTGATGTGATCACATATAATTTTgtcatgtactttttttttttcttatttgctgCTAGAGTCAATAAGTCATCTGTGGGATTGGTGAAGCACTTTCCGCTGCATGCATTTCACATTTTGGTGCTCCTTCCCACTGTGCTTCAACAACAGAGATTTGCAGCAGGGCAGCATAACAAAGGCCTTTATTACCCTCAGCCGGTAGCCATCctagagagaaagaaggggcACTCCCCCGTCCAAGAGCAAGAGTCCTTGGGgattttttgatt
The Pempheris klunzingeri isolate RE-2024b chromosome 4, fPemKlu1.hap1, whole genome shotgun sequence genome window above contains:
- the c18h3orf33 gene encoding protein C3orf33 homolog isoform X1 — encoded protein: MRRQNVNNMPETYRETETAEGRRERPQRQEGNQSSPNIVTLISQFADDNLTLVRNISTGLAVAGVIVIARSIKLLTKFRAVSEIPARFIERNVSLRGKVHAVTERGLEVEHVPIHLPVLSPLLSKHKGVCASPMLVHLAGVELTPEGRVWLQENLSPAQTVWLKLISREDDSLHCLVSQSRGSIRSYCMNEEVLRLGLARTAPVFGVLPDSRLYWRLHKRLHRAEVRAERKGKGLWKQDSLWERASVAVRDSALFRLMRRIFKKT
- the c18h3orf33 gene encoding protein C3orf33 homolog isoform X2, whose product is MPETYRETETAEGRRERPQRQEGNQSSPNIVTLISQFADDNLTLVRNISTGLAVAGVIVIARSIKLLTKFRAVSEIPARFIERNVSLRGKVHAVTERGLEVEHVPIHLPVLSPLLSKHKGVCASPMLVHLAGVELTPEGRVWLQENLSPAQTVWLKLISREDDSLHCLVSQSRQGSIRSYCMNEEVLRLGLARTAPVFGVLPDSRLYWRLHKRLHRAEVRAERKGKGLWKQDSLWERASVAVRDSALFRLMRRIFKKT